The following are from one region of the Epinephelus fuscoguttatus linkage group LG11, E.fuscoguttatus.final_Chr_v1 genome:
- the LOC125897279 gene encoding uncharacterized protein LOC125897279 isoform X1, whose translation MLMSGTLHRLLLAGTCLCVCGTPVRLLNFTPTQDCDGQCASSGATVGSTHPTDVKSEPSDAEHDVTGLILNVGAGGGAGPHGRPEGIAPVTQTENGDSLDGRSGPSEAGGEAWSQRSRAKKVGSTSEMGDAQSQSETASSVDPEGIKEDVPAISQPTGGRRHLDLALSTTRLMPDGFFASSTAPQLSISTREGEDQGGMKLPGYGDSLQDRDPEAISTEPPNPGAQIQKLTSHIPPLFFVSPRTSTHLSIWGHDGATSLPDPLLPEIGPNLMPREDGPESLWTEAARPSGVDTVVPPSQDEATEGTMSSEALPLIFEPFEDVTPEGAAAEAVAAVTLVPGSAQPPAAMATGGMPQSEVDLDQLVTVETDSDGPSHAPPLLMPDWTSPWQTSGGELLEPIGSSGPSVSQRQAGTEAEDHSERGAARTLNLEEYLPTTGPSFSSFHRAMTTVTMATHHLVHKSRSGLEEMESEEEPDEDEDDENSEESVEDESEEDLTETPKTSSTQPPYSLIPPPPVWVQRNQGLMRSWVELIREKAGYVSGMLAPVGIGITGALLIVGALYSIRMIHRKRRNSFKHQRRKVRQPEQPREPGTSRQDQAMLLADSSEDEF comes from the exons ATGCTGATGTCTGGGACGCTCCATCGCCTCCTCCTGGCTGGgacctgtctctgtgtctgcgGGACCCCTGTCCGCCTCCTCAACTTCACCCCCACGCAGGACTGTGACGGGCAGTGCGCCAGCTCAGGAGCAACTGTTGGGTCAACGCACCCTACAGATGTAAAGTCTGAACCCTCAGATGCAGAACATGATGTGACTGGCCTGATATTGAATGTAGGTGCGGGAGGAGGGGCTGGCCCACATGGACGACCTGAGGGGATAGCTCCGGTGACGCAGACGGAAAACGGGGACAGCCTTGATGGAAGATCTGGGCCGAGCGAGGCTGGTGGAGAGGCATGGAGCCAAAGGAGCAGGGCAAAGAAGGTCGGGAGCACATCTGAGATGGGCGACGCTCAAAGTCAGTCGGAGACAGCTTCGTCTGTTGATCCAGAAGGTATAAAGGAGGACGTGCCTGCCATCAGCCAGCCAACAGGTGGGAGAAGACACTTGGACCTGGCCCTGAGCACCACAAGGTTGATGCCAGATGGATTTTTCgcctcctccacagcaccacaGCTGAGCATCTCCACCAGGGAGGGAGAAGACCAAGGTGGAATGAAGCTACCTGGTTATGGTGATTCTCTTCAGGATAGAGACCCAGAAGCAATCTCTACAGAACCTCCAAATCCTGGAGCACAGATCCAGAAACTGACCTCCCACATCCCTCCCTTGTTCTTCGTCTCACCGCGGACCTCCACACACTTGTCGATTTGGGGCCATGATGGAGCTACCTCCCTCCCAGATCCCTTGTTACCTGAGATCGGACCAAACCTGATGCCCAGAGAGGATGGACCTGAGAGCCTGTGGACTGAGGCGGCGAGGCCCAGTGGAG TGGACACCGTGGTCCCACCATCTCAGGATGAAGCCACGGAGGGCACCATGTCATCAGAGGCGCTCCCTCTCATCTTCGAGCCTTTTGAAGATGTCACACCAGAGggggcagcagcagaggcagtggCGGCGGTCACGCTGGTGCCCGGCAGTGCTCAGCCTCCTGCTGCCATGGCAACCGGAGGAATGCCTCAGTCAGAGGTGGACCTGGACCAGCTGGTCACCGTGGAGACAGACAGCGACGGTCCCTCGCACGCCCCACCCCTGCTGATGCCAGACTGGACGTCACCTTGGCAGACGTCTGGCGGGGAGCTGCTGGAGCCAATCGGCTCATCGGGTCCGTCTGTTTCACAGCGGCAAGCCGGAACTGAGGCGGAGGATCACTCTGAGAGAG GTGCTGCGAGGACACTGAACCTTGAAGAGTACTTGCCCACCACCGGCCCCTCCTTCTCATCCTTCCACCGTGCTATGACAACGGTAACTATGGCAACCCATCATCTGGTGCACAAATCCAGATCGGGGTTGGAGGAGATGGAGTCTGAGG AGGAGCCCGATGAAGACGAGGATGATGAGAACTCTGAGGAATCAGTGGAGGATGAGAGTGAGGAGGACCTGACAGAAACACCCAAAACATCCTCAACGCAGCCTCCGTACAGCCtcatccctccacctcctgtctgGGTTCAACGCAACCAGGGGCTGA TGCGGAGCTGGGTAGAGCTGATCAGAGAAAAG GCGGGTTATGTGTCTGGGATGTTGGCCCCTGTGGGCATCGGCATCACTGGGGCCCTGCTTATCGTCGGCGCCCTCTACAGCATCAGGATGATTCACCGCAAGAGGAGGAACAGCTTCAAACACCAGAGGAGGAAGGTCAGGCAGCCAGAG CAACCTCGAGAGCCCGGGACCAGCCGCCAGGATCAGGCCATGCTGCTGGCCGACAGCTCCGAGGATGAGTTCTGA
- the LOC125897279 gene encoding uncharacterized protein LOC125897279 isoform X2, translating into MLMSGTLHRLLLAGTCLCVCGTPVRLLNFTPTQDCDGQCASSGATVGSTHPTDVKSEPSDAEHDVTGLILNVGAGGGAGPHGRPEGIAPVTQTENGDSLDGRSGPSEAGGEAWSQRSRAKKVGSTSEMGDAQSQSETASSVDPEGIKEDVPAISQPTGGRRHLDLALSTTRLMPDGFFASSTAPQLSISTREGEDQGGMKLPGYGDSLQDRDPEAISTEPPNPGAQIQKLTSHIPPLFFVSPRTSTHLSIWGHDGATSLPDPLLPEIGPNLMPREDGPESLWTEAARPSGVDTVVPPSQDEATEGTMSSEALPLIFEPFEDVTPEGAAAEAVAAVTLVPGSAQPPAAMATGGMPQSEVDLDQLVTVETDSDGPSHAPPLLMPDWTSPWQTSGGELLEPIGSSGPSVSQRQAGTEAEDHSERGAARTLNLEEYLPTTGPSFSSFHRAMTTVTMATHHLVHKSRSGLEEMESEEEPDEDEDDENSEESVEDESEEDLTETPKTSSTQPPYSLIPPPPVWVQRNQGLMRSWVELIREKAGYVSGMLAPVGIGITGALLIVGALYSIRMIHRKRRNSFKHQRRKQPREPGTSRQDQAMLLADSSEDEF; encoded by the exons ATGCTGATGTCTGGGACGCTCCATCGCCTCCTCCTGGCTGGgacctgtctctgtgtctgcgGGACCCCTGTCCGCCTCCTCAACTTCACCCCCACGCAGGACTGTGACGGGCAGTGCGCCAGCTCAGGAGCAACTGTTGGGTCAACGCACCCTACAGATGTAAAGTCTGAACCCTCAGATGCAGAACATGATGTGACTGGCCTGATATTGAATGTAGGTGCGGGAGGAGGGGCTGGCCCACATGGACGACCTGAGGGGATAGCTCCGGTGACGCAGACGGAAAACGGGGACAGCCTTGATGGAAGATCTGGGCCGAGCGAGGCTGGTGGAGAGGCATGGAGCCAAAGGAGCAGGGCAAAGAAGGTCGGGAGCACATCTGAGATGGGCGACGCTCAAAGTCAGTCGGAGACAGCTTCGTCTGTTGATCCAGAAGGTATAAAGGAGGACGTGCCTGCCATCAGCCAGCCAACAGGTGGGAGAAGACACTTGGACCTGGCCCTGAGCACCACAAGGTTGATGCCAGATGGATTTTTCgcctcctccacagcaccacaGCTGAGCATCTCCACCAGGGAGGGAGAAGACCAAGGTGGAATGAAGCTACCTGGTTATGGTGATTCTCTTCAGGATAGAGACCCAGAAGCAATCTCTACAGAACCTCCAAATCCTGGAGCACAGATCCAGAAACTGACCTCCCACATCCCTCCCTTGTTCTTCGTCTCACCGCGGACCTCCACACACTTGTCGATTTGGGGCCATGATGGAGCTACCTCCCTCCCAGATCCCTTGTTACCTGAGATCGGACCAAACCTGATGCCCAGAGAGGATGGACCTGAGAGCCTGTGGACTGAGGCGGCGAGGCCCAGTGGAG TGGACACCGTGGTCCCACCATCTCAGGATGAAGCCACGGAGGGCACCATGTCATCAGAGGCGCTCCCTCTCATCTTCGAGCCTTTTGAAGATGTCACACCAGAGggggcagcagcagaggcagtggCGGCGGTCACGCTGGTGCCCGGCAGTGCTCAGCCTCCTGCTGCCATGGCAACCGGAGGAATGCCTCAGTCAGAGGTGGACCTGGACCAGCTGGTCACCGTGGAGACAGACAGCGACGGTCCCTCGCACGCCCCACCCCTGCTGATGCCAGACTGGACGTCACCTTGGCAGACGTCTGGCGGGGAGCTGCTGGAGCCAATCGGCTCATCGGGTCCGTCTGTTTCACAGCGGCAAGCCGGAACTGAGGCGGAGGATCACTCTGAGAGAG GTGCTGCGAGGACACTGAACCTTGAAGAGTACTTGCCCACCACCGGCCCCTCCTTCTCATCCTTCCACCGTGCTATGACAACGGTAACTATGGCAACCCATCATCTGGTGCACAAATCCAGATCGGGGTTGGAGGAGATGGAGTCTGAGG AGGAGCCCGATGAAGACGAGGATGATGAGAACTCTGAGGAATCAGTGGAGGATGAGAGTGAGGAGGACCTGACAGAAACACCCAAAACATCCTCAACGCAGCCTCCGTACAGCCtcatccctccacctcctgtctgGGTTCAACGCAACCAGGGGCTGA TGCGGAGCTGGGTAGAGCTGATCAGAGAAAAG GCGGGTTATGTGTCTGGGATGTTGGCCCCTGTGGGCATCGGCATCACTGGGGCCCTGCTTATCGTCGGCGCCCTCTACAGCATCAGGATGATTCACCGCAAGAGGAGGAACAGCTTCAAACACCAGAGGAGGAAG CAACCTCGAGAGCCCGGGACCAGCCGCCAGGATCAGGCCATGCTGCTGGCCGACAGCTCCGAGGATGAGTTCTGA